DNA from Desulforamulus hydrothermalis Lam5 = DSM 18033:
AGAAAGTCCATATTGCTTTTGCCGATACGGAATCCCAAACCCAACCGGCCTGGGAGACTCCCGTAGAGATCCCTGGAGCTGTTAGGTTCACCCCGACCGCACAAGGGCAGGAGTCAACCTTTTACGCAGACAATGGACCTTACTTTGTTGCCACAAGCAATAATGGCTATACCGCTGAACTGGAGATGGCCTTGGTGCCTGATGATATCCTCGCTGAAATGCTTGGCTGGGAAATTGATGCCAACGGCATGCTAGTTGAGATTGCTGACGGGCAGCCTAAGGAATTTGCCTTGATGGGGCAGGTACTAGGCGACCAAAAGAATCGGCGATTTGTGTACTATCGCTGCAAGGCAAGCCGCCCTGCTAAGGAGCACACCACTAAAGGCGAAACCATTGAGCCTAAAACTGATGTGCTGTCCTTGACCATTCTGCCTATTGAGTACAACGGTAAACGGATTGTGAAAAGCGTTATGGAATTAAACGATACCAACGCTACAGCCTACAATGCGTTCTTTAACGCAGTAACTTTACCGGGAGCGGGGGCGTAAGAAATGAGAGAGCTTAACATTGGTGGTCAAGTTGTGAGAGTCAGGGCTACGCCCCTGGCTCTCTTGTATTATCGGCAGGAGTTTGGAACAGCATTACTTTCGGACATGGCTAAAATCAAAACCGGAATTTCTGGATTTGACCATGTTTTATGTTTGCAAATAATTTGGGCTATGGCAAAAGCCGAAAATGGACCTGGAAAGCAGTTTCCTAGCTTTGAAACATGGTTATCTTCTTTTGACGAAATAAACCTCTTTGACACTACCTT
Protein-coding regions in this window:
- a CDS encoding major tail protein: MPKNKVTYGLEKVHIAFADTESQTQPAWETPVEIPGAVRFTPTAQGQESTFYADNGPYFVATSNNGYTAELEMALVPDDILAEMLGWEIDANGMLVEIADGQPKEFALMGQVLGDQKNRRFVYYRCKASRPAKEHTTKGETIEPKTDVLSLTILPIEYNGKRIVKSVMELNDTNATAYNAFFNAVTLPGAGA